A single genomic interval of Pseudomonas sp. FeN3W harbors:
- the maiA gene encoding maleylacetoacetate isomerase, with protein MSTELTLYGYWRSSAAYRVRIALNLKGLAYRQVPVHLVKDGGQQRAADYRALNPQQLVPLLVDEANGGARISQSLAILEYLDEVFPVPALLPADPVERARVRALAMHIACEIHPLNNLRVLQYLSAELGVDDEAKNAWYRHWVDQGLAAVEAGLECFDGRLSLNDRPGYLEACLVPQVYNARRFACDLAAYPRILEIVARCETLPAFQQAAPEVQPDAQ; from the coding sequence ATGAGCACTGAGCTGACGCTCTACGGCTACTGGCGCTCCAGTGCCGCCTACCGGGTGCGCATCGCGCTGAATCTGAAGGGCCTGGCCTACCGGCAGGTGCCGGTGCATCTGGTCAAGGATGGCGGCCAGCAGCGTGCGGCCGATTACCGCGCCCTCAACCCGCAGCAGCTGGTGCCGTTGCTGGTCGATGAAGCCAACGGTGGCGCGCGCATCAGCCAGTCGCTGGCGATTCTGGAGTACCTCGACGAGGTGTTTCCGGTGCCGGCGCTGCTGCCGGCCGATCCGGTCGAGCGCGCCCGGGTGCGCGCCCTGGCGATGCACATCGCCTGCGAGATTCATCCGCTGAACAACCTGCGCGTGCTGCAGTACCTCAGTGCCGAACTGGGCGTCGACGACGAGGCGAAGAACGCCTGGTACCGGCACTGGGTCGATCAGGGCCTCGCCGCCGTGGAAGCGGGCCTGGAATGTTTCGATGGCAGGCTTTCCCTGAACGATCGGCCAGGTTATCTGGAGGCATGCCTGGTGCCGCAGGTATACAATGCGCGCCGTTTTGCCTGTGACCTCGCGGCGTATCCACGCATTCTCGAGATCGTCGCACGCTGCGAGACGCTTCCGGCCTTCCAGCAGGCCGCGCCGGAGGTGCAGCCCGACGCTCAATGA
- a CDS encoding sodium-dependent transporter, with the protein MTREKPKNLWLSRWGFILAATGSAVGLGNIWKFPYITGEFGGGAFVLMYLLCILAIGVPVMMCEIAIGRRGRGSPIDAIGRVVRENNGNPLWKAVGGMAMTAGFLILCFYVVVAGWAFAYTVKMLDGSLTATSVEALGGVFEAHNANPWELGGWSLLVALLTLWIVAKGVQKGIENAVRWMMPGLAVLLLILVGYAVTSGGFDQGFAFLFSFDTSKITGEALLAALGHAFFTLSLASGAILTYGSYIPDDQSIARTTFMVAIADTCVALLAGLAIFPIIFANGMDPTAGPGLIFMSLPLAFQQMPFGTAFGVLFFAMVSIAALTSAISMIEATVAYLNEKHGISRMKAAMGSGVVLLVISLLAMLSFNLLSGWTPMGKNFFDWLDYLTSRWMMPLGGIFTVLLAGYALRSEIMRDELNLPPLGYALWLFMVRYVCPVLILMVFLHALGWLGFDPLQRWYWIAGAIGALAVLGEMLRPRVMPALAGR; encoded by the coding sequence ATGACTCGTGAAAAACCGAAGAACCTCTGGCTCTCGCGCTGGGGTTTCATCCTCGCGGCAACCGGCTCGGCCGTGGGCCTGGGCAACATCTGGAAATTCCCCTACATCACCGGCGAATTCGGCGGTGGTGCCTTCGTATTGATGTACCTGCTGTGCATCCTCGCCATCGGCGTGCCGGTGATGATGTGCGAGATCGCCATCGGTCGCCGCGGCCGTGGCAGCCCGATCGACGCCATCGGCCGGGTGGTCCGCGAGAACAACGGCAATCCGCTGTGGAAGGCGGTGGGCGGCATGGCCATGACCGCCGGCTTCCTGATCCTCTGCTTCTATGTCGTGGTCGCTGGCTGGGCCTTCGCCTACACGGTGAAGATGCTCGACGGCTCGCTGACCGCGACCAGCGTCGAGGCGCTCGGCGGGGTGTTCGAGGCGCACAACGCCAACCCGTGGGAGCTCGGTGGCTGGAGCCTGCTGGTGGCATTGCTGACGCTGTGGATCGTCGCCAAGGGCGTGCAGAAGGGCATCGAGAATGCGGTGCGCTGGATGATGCCGGGCCTGGCCGTGCTGCTGCTGATCCTCGTGGGTTACGCGGTCACCAGCGGCGGCTTCGATCAGGGCTTCGCCTTCCTGTTCAGCTTCGACACCTCGAAGATCACCGGCGAAGCGCTGCTGGCCGCGCTCGGCCACGCGTTCTTCACCCTCAGCCTGGCGTCCGGCGCGATCCTCACCTACGGCTCGTATATTCCGGATGACCAGTCCATCGCCCGCACCACCTTCATGGTCGCCATCGCCGATACCTGCGTGGCGCTGCTGGCGGGCCTGGCGATCTTCCCGATCATCTTCGCCAATGGTATGGACCCGACCGCCGGCCCCGGCCTGATCTTCATGAGCCTGCCGCTGGCCTTCCAGCAGATGCCGTTCGGTACCGCCTTCGGCGTGCTGTTCTTCGCCATGGTGTCGATCGCCGCGCTGACTTCGGCGATCTCCATGATCGAGGCCACCGTCGCCTACCTCAACGAGAAGCACGGCATTTCGCGGATGAAGGCGGCAATGGGTTCCGGCGTGGTGCTGCTGGTGATCAGCCTGCTGGCGATGCTCTCGTTCAACCTGCTGTCGGGCTGGACGCCGATGGGCAAGAACTTCTTCGACTGGCTGGATTACCTGACCTCGCGCTGGATGATGCCGCTGGGCGGGATCTTCACCGTGCTGCTGGCCGGCTACGCGCTGCGCAGCGAAATCATGCGCGACGAGCTGAACCTGCCGCCGCTGGGCTACGCGTTGTGGCTGTTCATGGTGCGCTACGTCTGCCCGGTGCTGATCCTCATGGTCTTCCTGCATGCCCTTGGCTGGCTGGGCTTCGACCCGCTGCAGCGCTGGTACTGGATCGCCGGAGCGATCGGTGCGCTGGCGGTGCTGGGCGAGATGTTGCGCCCGCGGGTGATGCCGGCGCTGGCCGGGCGCTGA